In the Victivallis sp. Marseille-Q1083 genome, one interval contains:
- a CDS encoding TolC family protein: MLKDFRVLSGLTIAVLLAGGCRSAEEYEAERFSKVPQAIEKITNGKVLPEGTVLTLQDCMRMAIENNRDLRVYEQKQKVAKEKIYAEVMGMLPDLTVTNDITGRNNTPASSSENVTGGTGGTYSASQSSDRNVNNLKVEMALSALDFGLSYLNAAQAEDYSLIEDQQLRRAKQNLMLDVVRTYYRVAATQDAIETTNALLEKCKQVEVALEDLAQNRTLSPLRLSDEAKRFYRLEKQLMEYRRNYNNACIELRALMGYLPISDIKVDTSLIKNMQIKELPDINLLEKIALTQRPELYQLDIQTNIMVNESRKTLLMMFPNVKAFVDWNNSNNSFLYHQSWWEIGAVAAYNLLKLPQNIYRYRAQREQVNEIDERTLALSIGVMSQVRIAHANIIEVKEQFELDDKIAQKFAMHAKMARESYKAGGALTQLELDRLELEAAEAEIDRMLSLSNYYVAYQRLINAVGVDNIDPETVGLLEKKIAEAEAKEHALSEREKQAIANVQNSVKDNGQVMFKGVVVGENTLSPEMRDRLNALVPQEEADAAL, from the coding sequence ATGTTGAAAGATTTTCGGGTTCTGTCGGGATTGACCATCGCGGTGTTGTTGGCCGGCGGTTGCCGCAGTGCGGAAGAGTATGAAGCGGAGCGTTTCTCCAAAGTGCCGCAGGCGATTGAAAAGATTACCAATGGCAAGGTGTTGCCGGAGGGCACGGTATTGACGCTGCAGGACTGTATGCGCATGGCGATCGAGAACAACCGTGACTTGCGCGTCTACGAGCAGAAGCAGAAAGTTGCCAAAGAGAAGATTTACGCCGAAGTCATGGGCATGCTGCCGGATTTGACGGTGACCAATGACATCACCGGCCGGAACAATACGCCGGCGTCTTCCAGTGAAAACGTCACCGGCGGCACCGGCGGCACCTACAGCGCCAGCCAGAGCAGCGACCGCAATGTCAACAATCTGAAAGTGGAAATGGCGTTGAGCGCGCTCGACTTCGGTTTGTCCTATTTGAATGCGGCGCAGGCGGAAGACTATTCGTTGATCGAAGATCAGCAGTTGCGGCGCGCCAAGCAGAACCTGATGCTGGATGTCGTGCGCACTTATTATCGGGTGGCGGCGACTCAGGATGCGATCGAGACCACCAATGCGCTGTTGGAGAAATGCAAACAGGTCGAAGTGGCTCTCGAAGACCTGGCGCAGAATAGGACGCTCTCGCCGTTGCGGCTCAGCGATGAAGCCAAGCGTTTCTACCGGCTGGAAAAGCAGTTGATGGAGTACCGCCGCAATTACAACAATGCGTGCATTGAATTGCGCGCGTTGATGGGCTACCTGCCGATCAGCGATATCAAAGTCGATACCAGCCTGATCAAGAACATGCAGATCAAAGAGTTGCCGGATATCAACCTGCTGGAGAAGATTGCCTTGACCCAGCGTCCGGAGCTCTACCAGTTGGATATCCAGACCAACATCATGGTCAATGAATCCCGCAAAACTCTGTTGATGATGTTCCCGAACGTCAAGGCGTTCGTCGACTGGAACAACAGCAACAACTCCTTCCTCTACCATCAGTCCTGGTGGGAAATCGGGGCGGTGGCTGCGTATAACCTGCTGAAATTGCCGCAGAATATCTACCGTTACCGGGCGCAGCGCGAGCAGGTCAATGAAATTGACGAGCGGACGCTGGCGTTGTCCATCGGCGTGATGTCCCAGGTGCGTATCGCTCATGCCAACATCATCGAAGTCAAGGAGCAGTTTGAACTGGATGATAAAATTGCGCAGAAATTCGCGATGCACGCCAAAATGGCGCGGGAATCCTACAAGGCCGGCGGTGCGCTGACCCAGTTGGAACTGGACCGTCTGGAATTGGAAGCGGCGGAAGCGGAGATCGACCGGATGTTGTCGCTGTCGAATTACTACGTTGCTTACCAGCGGTTGATCAATGCGGTCGGCGTCGATAACATCGACCCGGAAACGGTCGGCCTGCTGGAAAAGAAAATCGCCGAGGCGGAAGCCAAAGAGCACGCGTTGAGTGAGCGCGAAAAACAGGCGATTGCCAATGTTCAGAACAGTGTGAAGGACAACGGCCAGGTGATGTTCAAAGGCGTGGTGGTCGGCGAGAATACGCTTTCTCCGGAAATGCGGGACCGGCTCAATGCGTTGGTGCCGCAGGAAGAGGCGGATGCCGCGTTGTGA
- a CDS encoding efflux RND transporter periplasmic adaptor subunit, protein MFFQLKMPSILAAVLFWTVLPELLFASTDPLTAKVVLFPFRQATISSRVESTLESYHYKIGDAFETDAVLLQLDDAIYKQQLEKAAAALAEAQSSYDFSVSNVKRAEELLAKGVGGQQELEQAQLELEVNTSKLQFHQANYQLAQRDLDACKIVAPFAGRLIRKELQEHEFVRAGQPLLYIIDDRQLLAILYLPSQLKNQVKIGQEIEITVEETHTTHRAVVYEIAGEVDFNSRTFEIRALLPNRDGKLAAGMSGYLSGVTVTAGATPQQLDAKQAGGRP, encoded by the coding sequence ATGTTTTTTCAGTTAAAAATGCCATCGATTCTTGCTGCGGTGCTGTTCTGGACGGTGCTGCCGGAATTGCTTTTCGCGTCCACCGATCCGTTGACCGCCAAAGTCGTGCTGTTTCCATTCCGCCAGGCGACCATCAGCAGCCGGGTGGAAAGCACCCTGGAATCTTATCATTACAAAATAGGCGACGCTTTTGAAACCGATGCCGTGCTGCTGCAACTGGATGACGCCATCTACAAGCAGCAGCTGGAAAAAGCGGCGGCGGCGCTGGCGGAGGCCCAAAGCTCCTACGACTTCTCCGTCAGCAACGTCAAACGGGCCGAGGAACTGCTGGCCAAAGGAGTCGGCGGGCAGCAGGAGCTGGAACAGGCCCAGCTGGAACTGGAGGTCAACACCAGCAAATTGCAATTTCACCAGGCCAATTACCAACTGGCTCAGCGGGATCTCGACGCCTGTAAAATCGTCGCGCCGTTCGCCGGCCGGCTGATCCGCAAAGAGCTGCAGGAGCACGAATTCGTCCGGGCCGGACAGCCGTTGCTCTACATCATCGACGACCGCCAGCTGCTGGCCATCCTCTATCTGCCGAGTCAATTGAAAAATCAGGTCAAAATCGGTCAGGAGATCGAGATCACCGTCGAAGAGACTCACACCACGCATCGCGCCGTCGTCTATGAAATTGCCGGTGAAGTCGATTTCAACAGCCGGACGTTCGAAATCCGGGCCCTGCTCCCCAACCGGGACGGCAAACTCGCCGCCGGGATGTCGGGATATCTCTCCGGCGTTACCGTGACAGCCGGCGCCACGCCACAGCAACTGGATGCCAAGCAGGCCGGGGGCCGCCCATGA
- a CDS encoding efflux RND transporter periplasmic adaptor subunit, whose amino-acid sequence MSAADPARELLLVKGKLNALSAILRLGHEAFTKHTLKEWAIHVVNNSVLAIPYDRSSLIDLRSAMPTVLAVSGQSEVNANSEFALNLCIAARELTSLKKITLLDENLQESLPSSAAVEEAFGYFNEVSEAIYFVPLRPAGTDENADTTLLWVVEFAKKEQAVIAPALLALLSEHYAESLFYILNERKTTLVQQVMDRRKMFKPSRIFLMLLLLFALACVIVRIPQKVSAEFEIVPENASIVYSPFDGVIEKCFFRSGTLVKRGEPVLQFNTEERQFSLAAAQNDYNKTSAQLDLTQRISFRDINQRGKIKLLELQQARSDIEIKRNQWYLKRSSVLAETDGILDIGDADKMEGKAVRAGEKLFEVSSTTELAAMIYLDERYSSVLQNGYSVTLYLHSRPELPIASKVISISPKPVLTERKLFCYLIKVKPDIDAAELICGMRGIARISGDRVSLGYYLFRNLLLWYRQL is encoded by the coding sequence ATGAGCGCCGCCGATCCCGCCCGCGAACTTTTGCTGGTCAAAGGCAAACTCAACGCGCTGTCGGCCATTCTCCGCCTCGGACATGAAGCGTTCACCAAACACACGCTGAAAGAATGGGCCATTCATGTCGTCAACAACAGTGTACTGGCAATTCCGTACGACCGTTCCAGCCTGATCGACCTGCGCAGTGCAATGCCGACCGTGCTGGCGGTCAGCGGGCAGAGCGAAGTCAACGCCAATTCCGAATTCGCCTTGAACCTCTGCATCGCGGCCCGTGAGTTGACTTCGTTGAAAAAAATTACCCTGCTCGACGAAAATTTGCAGGAGTCATTGCCGTCGTCCGCCGCCGTCGAGGAGGCGTTCGGTTACTTCAACGAAGTTTCCGAAGCGATCTATTTCGTCCCGCTGCGGCCGGCCGGCACGGATGAAAATGCCGACACCACCCTGTTGTGGGTGGTGGAGTTCGCCAAGAAGGAGCAAGCCGTCATTGCGCCGGCACTGCTGGCATTGCTGAGCGAACATTATGCCGAGTCGCTCTTCTATATTTTAAACGAGCGGAAAACGACGCTGGTGCAGCAGGTGATGGACCGGCGGAAAATGTTCAAACCGTCGCGCATTTTTCTGATGCTGCTGTTGCTGTTCGCTCTGGCCTGCGTCATCGTCCGGATTCCGCAAAAGGTCTCCGCCGAATTCGAGATCGTGCCGGAAAATGCCTCCATCGTCTATTCCCCGTTCGACGGGGTTATCGAAAAGTGCTTTTTCCGCAGCGGCACCCTGGTGAAACGCGGCGAGCCGGTCCTGCAATTCAACACCGAAGAACGGCAGTTCAGCCTGGCCGCGGCGCAAAATGACTACAACAAAACGTCGGCCCAACTGGATTTGACCCAGCGGATATCCTTCCGGGATATCAACCAGCGGGGCAAAATCAAACTGCTGGAACTGCAGCAGGCGAGGAGCGACATCGAAATCAAACGCAACCAATGGTATCTGAAACGCAGCAGCGTCCTGGCCGAAACCGACGGCATTCTCGACATCGGCGACGCCGATAAAATGGAAGGCAAGGCGGTGCGGGCCGGCGAAAAATTGTTCGAGGTATCCAGCACCACCGAACTGGCTGCGATGATTTATCTCGACGAACGATATTCTTCGGTATTGCAAAACGGCTATTCGGTCACGTTGTATCTGCATTCCCGGCCGGAACTGCCGATCGCCTCCAAAGTCATCAGCATCAGTCCGAAACCGGTATTGACCGAACGGAAACTGTTCTGTTATCTGATCAAGGTGAAACCGGATATCGATGCGGCCGAACTGATCTGCGGGATGCGCGGCATCGCCCGCATCTCCGGCGACCGGGTTTCACTCGGCTACTACCTCTTCCGCAATTTGCTGCTCTGGTACCGGCAACTGTAA
- a CDS encoding HlyD family efflux transporter periplasmic adaptor subunit: protein MDAQSLKPEPQQPHVGELRYDLELLPGEADGNGMPSYLIFDPVADTYFRLTESNYQIIRLLTGNPTLDAFLEKLKRAGVSASREEVLKLLSFLQQSNLMKVSYQLTERKVLQARAFKRKLLLQIALSSYLFFRIPLLRPDRFLNRTVGAVTKIFNHWTFLLLWTLVAIGYLGLIVNYDRFADMFVASISLQGFIRYSIAVTVIKVIHEFAHAYTAKSAGCRVRRMGIAFVFFLPRFYTDLTDSWRITDRRRRFLIDGAGIFSELVIGGLAALVWSFSRPGLTSTVSYYIFAVSIINTVFINGNPFIRYDGYYLLMDLLNLDNLQRRGTDLLKSFWRRHLFGLPLPVEPMPAKQRAGLFFYGISAFTYRIFLYTSIILIVYFNFTKTLGIVLLSLEVYLLILKPIYDEGKFLYMSRRQMRNRNVLLSLTGTLCIVLLLVLPLPWNVTAPCEVKAANSMMVYASISGFLETMPVEDGRLVKRGDLLYSLRNPFLEWRHREAELDEALSLTELDQAQRNADRLGEVDIIRQALDNNHTMLAELERKEAQLNTLSNLDGVFALHNQYLKPGQWINRGELLGEVFDPRERFIVAYLDENDIQSIRLDDRVTVVLNRELTRYPGRIVRIKPVPEEFAPSPLLSVFGGPVLSVPTEDGRFLPAQGCYEITVALDNAPALPIGRTGNVYLRKFSSVGGNILRDTVQVLRRELSF, encoded by the coding sequence ATGGACGCCCAATCTCTCAAGCCGGAACCGCAGCAGCCGCACGTCGGAGAACTGCGGTATGATTTGGAACTGTTGCCCGGCGAAGCCGACGGCAACGGCATGCCGAGCTATCTGATCTTCGACCCGGTCGCCGACACTTATTTCCGGTTGACGGAGTCGAATTATCAGATCATCCGGCTTTTGACCGGCAATCCGACGTTGGACGCGTTTCTGGAGAAATTGAAAAGAGCCGGCGTCAGCGCCTCCCGCGAAGAGGTTTTGAAACTGCTCAGTTTTCTGCAGCAGAGCAATCTGATGAAAGTCAGCTACCAGCTTACCGAACGCAAGGTTCTACAGGCCCGGGCGTTCAAGCGCAAACTGCTGCTGCAGATCGCCCTGTCCAGTTACCTGTTCTTCCGGATCCCGCTGTTGCGCCCGGACCGTTTCCTGAACCGCACCGTCGGGGCAGTCACCAAGATCTTCAACCATTGGACGTTCCTGTTGTTATGGACCCTGGTCGCCATCGGCTATCTCGGCCTGATCGTCAACTACGACCGCTTCGCCGACATGTTCGTCGCCTCCATTTCGTTGCAGGGATTCATTCGTTACTCGATTGCCGTCACCGTCATCAAGGTCATCCATGAATTCGCTCACGCCTATACCGCCAAAAGCGCCGGCTGCCGGGTCCGCCGCATGGGAATCGCCTTCGTCTTTTTTCTGCCGCGTTTTTATACGGATCTGACCGACAGTTGGCGGATTACCGACCGCCGGCGCCGCTTTTTGATCGACGGGGCCGGCATTTTCAGCGAACTGGTCATCGGCGGCTTGGCGGCGTTGGTCTGGAGTTTTTCACGTCCCGGCCTGACCAGCACGGTTTCCTACTATATCTTTGCCGTCAGCATCATCAACACCGTCTTCATCAACGGCAATCCGTTCATCCGTTATGACGGCTACTATCTGCTGATGGACCTGCTCAACCTCGACAATCTGCAACGCCGCGGTACGGACCTGTTGAAATCCTTCTGGCGGCGCCACCTGTTCGGGCTGCCGCTGCCGGTGGAACCCATGCCGGCCAAACAGCGGGCCGGCTTGTTCTTTTACGGCATCTCCGCCTTCACCTATCGGATTTTTCTTTATACGTCGATTATTTTGATTGTCTACTTTAACTTTACCAAAACGCTGGGTATAGTATTGCTGTCACTGGAAGTTTATCTGTTGATCCTCAAACCGATTTACGACGAAGGGAAATTTCTGTACATGAGCCGCCGCCAGATGCGCAACCGCAATGTTCTGCTGTCATTGACCGGCACGTTATGCATCGTGCTTCTCCTGGTATTGCCGCTGCCCTGGAACGTCACGGCGCCCTGTGAGGTCAAAGCGGCCAACAGCATGATGGTATACGCCTCCATCAGCGGTTTTCTGGAAACGATGCCGGTTGAAGACGGCCGGCTGGTAAAACGCGGCGATCTGCTTTACTCGCTGCGCAATCCATTCCTCGAGTGGCGGCATCGGGAAGCGGAGCTGGACGAAGCACTCAGCCTGACGGAACTGGACCAGGCCCAGCGCAATGCCGACCGGCTCGGGGAAGTCGATATCATCCGCCAGGCGCTGGACAACAACCATACCATGCTGGCGGAGCTGGAGCGCAAGGAAGCGCAGCTCAACACGCTGAGCAATCTGGACGGTGTTTTCGCGCTTCACAACCAATACCTCAAACCGGGACAATGGATCAACCGCGGCGAACTGCTCGGCGAAGTTTTCGATCCCCGGGAACGTTTCATCGTCGCCTATCTGGACGAAAACGACATTCAATCCATCCGCCTCGACGACCGGGTAACCGTCGTTCTCAACCGGGAGTTGACCCGTTATCCGGGCCGCATCGTCCGGATCAAGCCGGTGCCGGAAGAGTTTGCGCCGTCACCGCTATTGAGCGTCTTCGGCGGACCGGTGTTGAGCGTGCCGACCGAGGACGGCCGTTTTCTGCCGGCGCAGGGATGTTATGAGATCACCGTGGCGCTCGACAACGCGCCGGCGCTGCCGATCGGCCGTACCGGCAATGTCTACCTGCGGAAATTTTCCAGCGTCGGCGGCAATATTCTCCGTGACACCGTCCAGGTTCTGCGCCGGGAACTCTCTTTCTGA
- a CDS encoding peptidylprolyl isomerase: MAISKINTVFAKHSRVLFGVITVVIIITFVGFLSPSGLTALFPGGDSEQVGSIFGKKVTYKDVAKEVRLMQIFYLIQMGQLPSADRLSEQAFEIMCWTAAAEARGIRISDQEIADFIIALPQFQKDGKFDQTLFNTFLQEKGVTGEDCDNAIRLMLTLQRVQDEIFNNVIITPNEVELFALQRNAELHPLVAYFNTVDFEKQVNPTDEQLQQYFTECQEGPQPRYIQPAKFKAEIAEISYKTPAILSAAAKSATPEAVKKYYDTNPQQFTNSETGTAEPFDGKGEQMARAAYIAAKAKELALQQARNFADVAFEMVSDAQKDQVEVFRKQAAEYHWPVIATDFFAADAQSIGELAEPKLIEAIARADEAVPVSEPVAGESAVYVGFVSAVQPAQAADFEAVGDQVRHDYLASEADKLAQAAAEEAAKTLQAMTPEELRQAVTDGKPVKFEEKPVISSATQPTTFEAMLTAYTASRLQVGRVSAPETSGNGYMLIYLAERTVPESIAPDQLSFLEALYRQNRQQAAAVEFQNFVGANCFQYKQKGN; this comes from the coding sequence ATGGCAATCAGCAAAATCAACACTGTTTTCGCCAAGCACAGCCGGGTGCTTTTCGGTGTCATCACCGTCGTTATCATTATCACTTTTGTCGGTTTTCTGTCGCCGAGCGGCCTGACGGCGCTGTTTCCCGGCGGCGATTCGGAACAGGTCGGTTCCATCTTCGGCAAGAAAGTAACCTACAAGGACGTTGCCAAAGAGGTTCGTCTGATGCAGATTTTCTATTTGATCCAGATGGGTCAATTGCCTTCCGCCGACCGGTTGTCCGAGCAGGCCTTCGAGATCATGTGCTGGACGGCCGCCGCCGAAGCCCGGGGTATCCGGATCAGCGATCAGGAAATCGCCGATTTCATCATCGCGCTTCCGCAATTCCAGAAAGACGGCAAATTCGACCAGACGCTTTTCAATACCTTCCTGCAGGAGAAAGGGGTGACCGGTGAGGATTGCGACAATGCGATCCGCCTGATGCTGACGCTTCAACGCGTCCAGGATGAAATTTTCAACAACGTCATCATCACCCCGAATGAAGTGGAGCTGTTTGCGCTGCAGCGCAATGCGGAATTGCACCCGCTGGTGGCCTATTTCAACACCGTCGATTTCGAAAAACAGGTAAATCCGACCGACGAGCAACTGCAACAGTATTTCACCGAATGCCAGGAAGGCCCGCAGCCGCGTTATATCCAGCCGGCCAAATTCAAAGCGGAAATCGCGGAAATTTCCTATAAGACGCCGGCCATTCTGAGCGCCGCGGCCAAAAGCGCCACGCCGGAAGCGGTGAAAAAATATTACGACACCAATCCGCAACAGTTCACCAACAGCGAAACCGGCACGGCGGAGCCTTTCGACGGCAAAGGCGAGCAAATGGCGCGGGCGGCTTATATTGCCGCCAAAGCGAAAGAACTGGCGCTGCAACAGGCGCGGAACTTCGCCGATGTGGCATTCGAAATGGTTTCCGATGCCCAGAAAGATCAAGTGGAAGTCTTCCGCAAACAGGCGGCGGAATACCATTGGCCGGTGATCGCCACCGACTTTTTCGCCGCGGATGCCCAGAGCATCGGCGAACTGGCGGAACCGAAACTGATCGAAGCGATTGCCAGAGCCGATGAGGCGGTCCCGGTTTCCGAACCGGTCGCCGGCGAATCGGCAGTCTATGTCGGATTCGTTTCCGCCGTGCAGCCGGCCCAGGCGGCAGACTTCGAGGCGGTCGGCGATCAGGTCCGCCACGATTATCTGGCCTCCGAAGCGGATAAACTGGCGCAGGCGGCGGCGGAAGAGGCGGCCAAAACCTTACAGGCGATGACGCCGGAAGAATTGCGGCAGGCGGTCACCGACGGCAAACCGGTCAAATTTGAGGAAAAGCCGGTTATCTCCAGTGCGACCCAGCCGACTACCTTCGAGGCGATGCTGACGGCTTATACCGCCTCCCGTTTGCAGGTCGGCCGGGTATCCGCGCCGGAAACCTCCGGCAACGGTTATATGCTGATTTACCTGGCGGAGCGTACCGTGCCGGAAAGCATCGCGCCCGACCAGCTGAGTTTTCTCGAGGCGCTTTATCGCCAGAACCGGCAGCAGGCTGCCGCGGTGGAATTTCAGAATTTCGTAGGCGCCAACTGTTTCCAGTACAAACAGAAAGGCAATTGA
- the speD gene encoding adenosylmethionine decarboxylase: MGDAVSLRGPQEYALGKHMTIEYYDCDSAILADAQRMKELFIHAAKVSGATVLDSNFHSFEPQGVSGFVIIAESHFSVHAWPEFDYAAVDIFTCGENISFQKAVDSLRDDMKSLGMVISSVMNRGIVSNNGIERLVPTMEDRTYLYALSWRTRFESASAWGLQTTIDLYQCDPELIRDEAIVKEFVREMCAQIGLKPYGECAVVNFSDTVKGEGFSMMQMLETSLISGHFANHTNTAYLDVFSCKFFEPRQAAEFAISFFKGKYYRMQVGLRQ, translated from the coding sequence GTGGGGGATGCCGTTTCTCTCCGGGGGCCTCAGGAGTATGCCCTCGGCAAACACATGACCATCGAATATTACGACTGCGACTCGGCAATTCTGGCTGATGCGCAGCGGATGAAGGAATTGTTCATTCACGCGGCCAAAGTCAGCGGCGCCACCGTGCTGGACTCCAATTTCCACTCCTTTGAACCGCAGGGAGTCAGCGGCTTCGTCATCATTGCGGAATCGCATTTCTCGGTTCACGCCTGGCCGGAATTCGACTATGCCGCAGTCGATATTTTCACCTGCGGCGAAAATATCTCCTTCCAAAAGGCGGTCGACAGTCTGCGGGACGACATGAAATCGCTCGGCATGGTGATCTCCAGCGTGATGAATCGCGGCATCGTCAGCAACAACGGCATCGAGCGGCTGGTGCCGACGATGGAAGACCGCACCTATTTGTACGCGCTTTCCTGGCGGACCCGTTTCGAAAGTGCCAGCGCCTGGGGGCTGCAGACGACGATCGACCTCTACCAGTGCGATCCGGAATTGATCCGCGACGAAGCGATCGTCAAAGAATTCGTCCGGGAAATGTGTGCGCAAATCGGCTTGAAGCCGTACGGCGAATGTGCAGTGGTCAATTTCAGCGATACCGTCAAGGGAGAAGGATTCAGCATGATGCAGATGCTGGAAACGTCGCTGATTTCCGGACATTTCGCCAATCACACCAATACGGCGTATCTGGACGTGTTCAGCTGCAAATTTTTCGAACCGCGCCAGGCGGCGGAATTCGCCATTTCATTTTTCAAAGGGAAATACTACCGCATGCAGGTCGGGCTTCGGCAATAA
- the speE gene encoding spermidine synthase, producing the protein MSGNRWVTEAANGFGTTIEIKEELYVAQSDYQKIEIYDTYKVGKIMLLDGIIQLTEYDEFAYQEMMAHLPLFSHPAPERVLVIGGGDGGVLREIARHAGVQLIDICEIDRMVIDVCRKYLPSLACGYDDPRVNIHVADGNEFVRDRQGYYDVIIVDSTDPVGPGEVLFGEEFYLRMKRSLRPGGVIASQSESLFLHPAIVKRLLSIAGKLFLHSGYAISYVPTYPTGSIGVCVASDGREVRQPVRRPDAALQSQLRYYTPELHTASFVLPYFGEQLLKGDGMINN; encoded by the coding sequence ATGAGTGGAAACCGCTGGGTTACTGAAGCCGCCAACGGATTCGGAACCACCATCGAGATCAAGGAAGAACTGTACGTTGCGCAGAGCGACTATCAGAAGATCGAAATTTACGATACCTATAAAGTCGGGAAGATCATGCTTCTCGACGGTATCATCCAATTGACCGAATACGATGAATTCGCCTATCAGGAAATGATGGCGCATCTGCCGCTGTTTTCCCATCCGGCTCCGGAACGGGTACTGGTCATCGGCGGCGGCGACGGCGGAGTGTTGCGCGAAATCGCCCGCCATGCCGGTGTCCAGCTCATCGACATCTGTGAAATCGACCGGATGGTCATCGACGTCTGCCGCAAGTATCTGCCGTCGCTGGCCTGCGGCTACGATGATCCGCGGGTTAATATCCACGTCGCCGACGGCAACGAATTCGTCCGCGACCGGCAGGGTTATTATGATGTCATCATCGTCGATTCCACCGATCCGGTCGGCCCCGGCGAGGTTCTTTTCGGCGAAGAGTTCTATTTGCGCATGAAACGTTCGCTGCGGCCGGGCGGCGTGATTGCCTCCCAGTCGGAATCATTGTTTCTCCATCCCGCCATCGTCAAGCGGTTGCTGAGCATCGCCGGAAAATTGTTTCTTCACTCCGGCTATGCGATCTCCTATGTGCCGACTTATCCGACCGGTTCCATCGGGGTTTGTGTCGCCTCGGACGGCCGGGAGGTCCGGCAACCGGTTCGCCGGCCGGATGCGGCGCTGCAATCCCAGTTGCGCTATTACACGCCGGAGCTGCATACGGCAAGTTTCGTCCTGCCGTATTTCGGCGAACAATTGCTGAAAGGAGATGGTATGATAAATAACTGA
- a CDS encoding IS110 family transposase: MTSFVGVDLHRNNFTYCIRVNGEERKIGKCEITELKGFAAMLGPNTAMAVEATGNTFMFCSSLKAHVGRLVVVNPSQFKVISMSTKKTDKHDAKVLAEFLEKDMLPEVRVKDDLQAKISSLTQTREKLVQLRTVLKNKVNNLLAANFIVLKREELSTEKGLLKALSYHFDPITDTEMLVVVEQIRSLNKSIEKLDKAIEDHGSKMDGFDNLKSIKGIGSKGAAILLATIGNIADFRSAKQLAAYIGIVPRVSNSNDTVCHGRITKSGSKIARTALVQCALIAKRYSPYLNAFHESVKSRRGGAKANIALARKFLDIVYRTLKNNWMFENFTQFKLVKN; the protein is encoded by the coding sequence ATGACAAGTTTTGTTGGAGTGGATTTGCACCGGAACAATTTTACTTATTGCATCCGGGTAAATGGGGAAGAACGGAAAATCGGCAAGTGTGAGATTACCGAACTGAAGGGCTTTGCCGCAATGCTCGGTCCGAACACGGCGATGGCGGTGGAGGCGACCGGAAATACGTTCATGTTTTGCAGCTCGCTGAAAGCTCATGTCGGGCGACTGGTGGTGGTGAATCCATCACAGTTCAAAGTCATCAGCATGTCCACCAAAAAGACGGACAAACATGACGCAAAAGTGTTGGCGGAGTTCCTGGAAAAGGATATGCTTCCGGAGGTAAGAGTGAAAGACGATTTGCAGGCGAAAATTTCAAGTCTGACGCAGACCAGGGAAAAACTGGTTCAGTTGCGTACCGTATTGAAAAACAAAGTCAACAATCTGTTAGCAGCTAACTTCATCGTGCTGAAACGGGAAGAACTGTCCACGGAGAAAGGGCTTTTGAAAGCATTGAGTTATCACTTCGACCCGATCACCGACACGGAAATGCTGGTGGTTGTCGAACAGATTCGCAGTCTGAACAAAAGCATTGAAAAACTGGATAAGGCGATTGAGGATCACGGCAGCAAGATGGACGGCTTCGACAACCTGAAATCCATCAAGGGAATCGGCTCGAAAGGTGCGGCGATCCTGTTGGCAACCATCGGCAATATCGCTGATTTCCGATCGGCAAAGCAGTTGGCCGCTTATATCGGAATCGTCCCCAGAGTGAGCAATTCAAATGACACGGTTTGCCACGGAAGAATCACGAAGAGCGGCAGCAAGATCGCCAGAACCGCTTTGGTGCAATGCGCTTTGATCGCCAAACGCTACAGCCCGTATCTCAATGCCTTTCATGAATCGGTAAAAAGTCGGCGGGGAGGTGCGAAAGCCAATATCGCCTTGGCTCGCAAATTCCTCGATATCGTGTATAGAACATTAAAAAACAATTGGATGTTTGAGAATTTTACTCAATTCAAGCTCGTAAAAAATTGA
- a CDS encoding VOC family protein, which yields MKFRFAHNNFNVQDLEKSLKFYQEALGLREIRRYEPADHSFILVYLGDGVTPHQLELTWLRDMKRPYELGDNEFHLAFTVDDFAAAKAKHQAMQCIVFDNPEMGIYFIADPDGYWLEIIPEKF from the coding sequence ATGAAATTCCGTTTTGCGCACAACAATTTCAATGTACAGGATCTGGAAAAGAGCCTGAAATTTTACCAAGAGGCGCTGGGCTTGCGGGAAATCAGACGCTATGAGCCGGCAGACCACAGTTTCATTCTGGTTTACCTGGGTGACGGGGTGACGCCGCATCAATTGGAATTGACCTGGCTGCGCGATATGAAACGGCCTTATGAGCTCGGCGACAATGAGTTTCACCTGGCGTTCACCGTCGACGATTTCGCGGCAGCCAAAGCCAAACATCAGGCGATGCAGTGTATCGTGTTCGACAATCCGGAAATGGGAATCTATTTCATCGCCGATCCCGACGGTTACTGGCTGGAGATCATTCCAGAGAAATTTTGA